The sequence below is a genomic window from Sulfoacidibacillus ferrooxidans.
TATCGTGAACGATTACGCGCAGAAACGGCTCAATTTCGTACAGGTGGGTATCTCTTTTACGGTGTGTTAGCGGGATCGCTCCTTGTGGCCTATCCCTTTGCAAAATCCTACATGAGTGGCACCGTGCAAGTGGTCTTTTGGCTGGTGCTTGGCATCATGACGGTAGGGTTGCAGCTCGTCATTCGTCGTAGTCAAGTGATCGATGTCTAAAAGAGAGGAGGTGGATGATGATGAGCTGGTTATCGCTCGTAACGGGCGCGTTCGTTGCGCTGTCTGTGATCGCTTTTGTTCTCTATCGTATGGAAGTGGTCGTTGACGTACGACGTGCACTCGCACCCATTCGATATGGAGCGAGCGTTCCAAAAGAAAATCCCTTTGTGGCCATTGCAAACGCCATAGAACGTCCAGAAGCCGCGACTCTATGGATACGATCCGCGTTCATCGTGTCGATTGTGGTGGTCTTGGTGGCAGTCGTCGTGCGCTTTCCATTGCTTGTGCTCTTGGTTGGCCCTGTGTGGTTGGGACTGGTGCTGTATAGTCGCAGTCAATTGCGGTCGTATCGATCGAAACTAGCCGCACAAACGCGAGTATCTGAATTGATGCTTGTGTTTCTCTCGCGAGCTGGAGCGTCTGTATCCGATGCGTTGCATGTGCTGTCCAGTCAGTTTGATGAACCGCTCAAAAGTCGATTGAAAGAAGTGGAAGTGAAGTCTCACTATGCGACGCTACCTATCGCGCTTCAACAATTGGCTGATTCAACAGGTGTTCAGCAATTAGCGGATTTTGCGTCTCTCGTGGGGGAGTCGGAACAATACGGAACGCCGATTGCCGATGCGGTATTAAGGAGTTATCGCTTAGAAGCGAGGCTTCGAGAGAATAAAGCGCGTAAACGGTTTAGCAACGTCTCCCTTGAACTGGCACTGATTTCGATGGGACTGATTGCGTTCCCAGGATTCGGATTCATCTTATATGCCTTATTACAATACATCTTGCGCATGTTTACGGGGGCGATGATCTAATGAAGGAAGAAGTATTAATTAACCATGTAGCTAGCGGAATCCCGTGGGAAAAGGCAGTGATGGCGTACTTCATGGATGCTGGGGCCTATGGTGTAGAGTACGGCATCGGGCATCAACAACAGGAAACGCAAGGGATTGCCACTCATCAACCGCACTTATTTCAAGTCGTGGAGGTGGCCCTCTTGGATGAGAGGTGGTTTCGCGTGTACGTGCGAAGCTCTTCTCCGTCGATGGAAGAGGCGTGTCGTTTGGTCCAAGCGTTAGACAGGCTTGTGCATGATCAAACGAAGTTACGCTATGCCGCCCTGCGTGATCCGTTAACGGGGTGTTTGAATCGTCGTGGA
It includes:
- a CDS encoding GGDEF domain-containing protein, with amino-acid sequence MKEEVLINHVASGIPWEKAVMAYFMDAGAYGVEYGIGHQQQETQGIATHQPHLFQVVEVALLDERWFRVYVRSSSPSMEEACRLVQALDRLVHDQTKLRYAALRDPLTGCLNRRGLDEWFRDRKSRLVSFDFVLAMFDLDHFKALNDTQGHDAGDQL
- a CDS encoding type II secretion system F family protein is translated as MSWLSLVTGAFVALSVIAFVLYRMEVVVDVRRALAPIRYGASVPKENPFVAIANAIERPEAATLWIRSAFIVSIVVVLVAVVVRFPLLVLLVGPVWLGLVLYSRSQLRSYRSKLAAQTRVSELMLVFLSRAGASVSDALHVLSSQFDEPLKSRLKEVEVKSHYATLPIALQQLADSTGVQQLADFASLVGESEQYGTPIADAVLRSYRLEARLRENKARKRFSNVSLELALISMGLIAFPGFGFILYALLQYILRMFTGAMI